CGAGCACCATGGCGACCGGGTCGTCGCCGATGTGGCCGGCGCCGATGATGAACGCCTCGGCCAGCCCGTGCGGCTCGTCCTGCCGCGCGTAGCTGATGTCGAGCCCGAGGTGCGAGCCGTCGCGCAGCAGCCGCTGCAGGTTGGGCAGATCGGCGGGCGTGGAGATGACCAGGATCTCCCTGACACCCGCCAGCATCAGCACCGACAGCGGATAGTAAATCATCGGCTTGTCATTGACGGGCAACAGTTGCTTAGATACGGCGAGCGTCACCGGATACAGGCGCGTGCCGTGCCCACCGGCCAGAACAATGCCTTTCACCGGAAAATCCTTTCGCGTGTGAGCATTACCGCAGAGCCTGGCATCGTGAATGTACGGCGACAACCCCGGTCGCCCCCTATCTTCGGCCGCCCCCCTATTTTCCCGGCCCGCCCGCACAACCGGGCTAGAATCGCCGGAAATTGCAGAACCAAGCAGCGGAAGGGGCGGCCATGCGGCTTCTCGTAACCGGAGGCGCGGGGTTCATCGGGTCACATTACGTGCGCACGGTGCTGAGCGGCGACGGGCCCGAGCACGTGACCGTGCTCGACGCGCTGACCTACGCCGGCAACCCGGCCAACCTCGACGAGGTGCGCGACGACCCGCGCTTCACCTTCGTCAAGGGCGACATCTGCGACGCCGACCTGGTGGACGACCTCGTCGCGGAGCACGACCAGGTCGTGCACTTCGCCGCCGAGTCGCACGTGGACAGGTCGATCGCGGCGGCCGGCGAATTCGTGCGCACCAATGTCACCGGCACCTTCACGCTGCTCGACGCCGCCGCGCGCCACCGGATAAGCACCTTTGTGCATATCTCGACGGACGAGGTGTACGGTTCGATCGACGAGGGATCGTGGCCGGAAACGGATCCGCTGCGCCCCAATTCGCCTTACTCCGCCACCAAGGCCGCGGCCGATCTGCTGGCACTCTCCTTTCATCGCACCCATGGCCTGGACGTGCGCGTCACCCGATGTTCCAACAACTACGGGCATCATCATTACCCCGAGAAAATCATCCCGCTTTTCATCACGAACCTGCTGGACGGACTGAAGGTCCCGCTCTACGGCACGGGCCGCAACGTCCGCGACTGGCTGCACATCGACGACCACGTCCAGGGGATCGAGCTGGTGCGGCGCGGGGGCCGGCCGGGCGAGGTGTACAACATCGGCGGCGGCGCCGAGCTCGCCAACAAGGAGCTGACGGGGCTGCTGCTGGAGGCGTGCGGCCACAGCTGGGACATGGTCACCTACACCGAGGACCGCAAGGGCCACGACGCGCGCTACTCGGTGGACCACGGCAAGATCTCCG
This Nonomuraea muscovyensis DNA region includes the following protein-coding sequences:
- the rfbB gene encoding dTDP-glucose 4,6-dehydratase, producing MRLLVTGGAGFIGSHYVRTVLSGDGPEHVTVLDALTYAGNPANLDEVRDDPRFTFVKGDICDADLVDDLVAEHDQVVHFAAESHVDRSIAAAGEFVRTNVTGTFTLLDAAARHRISTFVHISTDEVYGSIDEGSWPETDPLRPNSPYSATKAAADLLALSFHRTHGLDVRVTRCSNNYGHHHYPEKIIPLFITNLLDGLKVPLYGTGRNVRDWLHIDDHVQGIELVRRGGRPGEVYNIGGGAELANKELTGLLLEACGHSWDMVTYTEDRKGHDARYSVDHGKISDELGYRPRKDFATGLAETVAWYRDHRDWWEPLVSRHR